A genome region from Plasmodium vivax chromosome 11, whole genome shotgun sequence includes the following:
- a CDS encoding helicase, putative (encoded by transcript PVX_114850A), which produces MGTFNFGKYNGKTFEEVFEKHKSYVTWVKNLENPSGSLIQFKEYVLEREKGERGQSGEKGQPGRLDHLDQFGGKSPANCSRGQGWEGNTWDGPQERGGGDTYRSRSSYDRSPSAVLKGVGTPGGSYKKEGYQEGAKSVNKMNSREYKTYEQSIMNEISNSYNKSEKGEKAEFDIIVAFEIFSDDTFKIVQKDNNSNGGGRKFASFKNFVPKELFKILSEFNPTLKKTNNYSCITFEADKYEYVLSNLKEKCTILGGIQSIPNFLLKCFKQYSRFSEPQKVSEMTASILTSTLCPYTKKNYDKMDILVGDKLSAELKNFQREGVFFGLKKNGRVLIGDEMGLGKTLQALALMAFYQEDWPFIVVCPSSIRFQWKDQALRWLSHLLTEDQICVVKSGKTDVPRNCKMIIISYELMTKNDKYQNKYKSIVCDESHYLKNSFSKRTKAITPIIRSAKRCVLLSGTPALNKPSELYEQVSSIIPNLFNYHEFCERYCFKDKNIYTRKIEYVGCKHTEELHLFLTNTIMIRRLKKDVLKELPEKLRSKIPVEIPPKELSEIITYHRKLESKKNINISDDLDELPFPSGGNEYGYGQTASGIPNRGDEENVSISHLFKMTGYAKVKAIKEYITYLIDADIKFLLFCHHKLVMDEIDDFLREKKTMFIRVDGLTPIEKREVYIKSFQNDDHVKIALLSLTACGIGLNLTAANTVVFGELYWVPGQIIQAEDRAHRIGTTHEVVNIHYLIAQNTIDEIVWKIINRKWNTLTTALNGMEDSLNVKEVNKFDKFMIDLTNDTNKSYPTSLVTTPKVRRKSSEHNKSFESASSNTKRDRDIRDFFKSSEKSAEKSDCAKKRSYGTPTNDCSSDSTSPIIVSKRYKTELH; this is translated from the coding sequence ATGGGGACGTTCAACTTCGGCAAGTACAACGGGAAGACCTTCGAGGAGGTGTTCGAGAAGCACAAGTCGTACGTGACGTGGGTGAAGAACCTGGAGAACCCCTCGGGGTCGCTAATCCAGTTCAAGGAGTATGTCctggagagggagaagggggaaagggggcAGTCAGGGGAGAAGGGGCAGCCGGGCCGGCTTGACCACCTTGACCAATTTGGCGGCAAATCCCCTGCGAACTGCTCGCGCGGCCAGGGGTGGGAAGGCAACACCTGGGATGGACCCCAAGAAAGGGGAGGCGGGGACACCTACCGAAGCAGAAGCTCGTATGATAGAAGCCCCAGTGCAGTGCTGAAAGGGGTGGGCACCCCCGGAGGAAGctacaaaaaggagggataccaagaaggggcaaaatcggtgaacaaaatgaatagcAGGGAATACAAAACGTACGAGCAAAGCATAATGAATGAAATAAGCAACAGTTATAATAAGagcgaaaagggagagaaggCCGAATTTGATATCATAGTGGCGTTTGAAATTTTTAGTGATGACACATTTAAGATTGTGCAAAAGGATAACAACAGCAATGGAGGTGGTAGGAAATTCGCTAGCTTTAAAAACTTCGTCCCGAAAGAGCTGTTCAAAATATTATCCGAATTTAACCCAACATTAAAGAAAACGAATAACTATTCTTGCATCACGTTCGAAGCAGATAAATACGAATACGTGCTGTCCAATTTGAAAGAGAAGTGTACCATCTTGGGAGGCATACAGAGCAtccccaattttttgctAAAGTGTTTTAAACAGTACAGCCGATTTTCGGAGCCACAAAAAGTTTCCGAAATGACTGCAAGTATTTTGACGAGTACTTTATGTCCATACACGAAAAAGAATTATGACAAAATGGATATCCTTGTGGGAGACAAGCTAAGTGCAGAGttgaaaaattttcaaagagaaggagttttttttggtttaaaaaaaaatgggagagtCTTAATAGGGGACGAAATGGGATTGGGAAAAACGTTACAAGCGTTAGCTTTGATGGCATTTTATCAGGAGGACTGGCCATTCATCGTTGTTTGTCCGTCTTCCATCCGGTTTCAATGGAAGGATCAGGCACTACGATGGTTATCTCATTTGTTGACAGAAGATCAAATCTGTGTTGTGAAGAGTGGAAAAACAGACGTCCCacgaaattgcaaaatgattATAATTTCCTACGAACTGATGACCAAAAATGATAAGTACCAGAATAAGTACAAATCGATCGTATGTGATGAGTCCCACTATTTGAAAAACTCCTTTTCAAAGAGAACGAAAGCGATCACCCCCATTATTAGGAGTGCCAAGAGGTGTGTCCTGCTATCAGGTACCCCAGCTTTGAACAAACCGTCTGAATTGTACGAACAGGTGTCTAGCATTATTCCGaacctttttaattaccATGAGTTTTGCGAAAGGTACTGCTTTAAGGACAAAAATATCTACACGAGAAAGATCGAGTACGTTGGGTGCAAACACACAGAGGAGTTGCACCTATTTCTGACTAACACGATTATGATaaggaggttaaaaaaagacGTTTTGAAGGAACTGCCAGAAAAACTGAGGTCCAAAATTCCTGTGGAAATACCCCCCAAAGAGTTAAGCGAAATTATTACCTACCACAGAAAATTagagtcaaaaaaaaatatcaacaTTTCGGACGATTTGGACGAGTTGCCATTCCCAAGCGGGGGTAATGAGTACGGGTATGGCCAAACTGCTAGTGGCATTCCCAACAGGGGCGACGAAGAGAATGTCTCCATTTCGCACCTATTCAAAATGACGGGTTATGCAAAAGTGAAAGCCATAAAGGAGTATATCACCTACCTGATCGATGCCGACATCaagttcctcctcttctgtCACCACAAATTAGTGATGGACGAAATTGACGATTTTctgagggagaaaaaaaccaTGTTTATACGAGTAGATGGATTAACCCCCAttgaaaaaagagaagtgTACATTAAGAGCTTCCAAAATGATGACCATGTGAAAATTGCTTTACTGTCGTTGACTGCCTGCGGGATAGGGTTAAACCTAACTGCTGCCAATACAGTCGTTTTTGGAGAGTTGTACTGGGTACCCGGGCAAATAATACAAGCAGAAGATCGGGCACACAGAATTGGTACCACCCATGAAGTTGTCAACATCCATTATTTAATTGCACAAAATACCATTGATGAAATTGTCtggaaaattattaacaGAAAATGGAACACCCTTACCACGGCTTTGAATGGAATGGAAGACTCACTAAATGTGAAGGAGGTAAATAAGTTTGACAAATTTATGATAGACTTAACCAATGATACGAATAAGTCCTATCCCACCTCGTTAGTCACGACACCCAAAGTTAGGAGGAAGTCATCCGAACATAACAAATCGTTTGAAAGCGCCAGTAGTAACACCAAACGGGATAGGGACATACGCGATTTCTTCAAGTCCAGTGAGAAATCCGCTGAAAAGTCCGATTGTGCAAAGAAGCGGTCGTACGGCACTCCAACGAATGATTGCTCTTCGGACAGCACCTCGCCGATTATTGTCAGCAAGCGGTACAAAACGGAGTTGCACTAG
- a CDS encoding hypothetical protein, conserved (encoded by transcript PVX_114860A): MGVEKNPPHVALKLSDVFATDKKPPQASAQHQQSSNPNDEESTEKSKNILNKYRVTKLNNGEFNNIYVKNEFFKDRAKTNELRQPNWEVKALPKGGEDSTNGDHPVKDGKEEDPQKKINSSVKLCRRKIHKQSNLLMSNGTIGLVVHNGVMCLSMKGQQCFVITSAKNAFNVLDPHKLRKAYTSEHYPEDIQNLYCANGYVYVIFRKKVYKVNESGGKKIFSLEDDLHSIVNILTVCDYLLTYSKKEIVIWNDAHKEGCDSDGFVSDAGSEVGRGEEVPSEEKASKKGEGETPDVDKTANEGEGESPDVDKTAKGGDTPLAGDATLRGCPNEKRHLFKRILLFDDHSDVEIRSVIHPPGYINKVIILTSENKIYLYNINKEKIIHEYSALQSIHLSSEKDVKVITLTTKKDQLCVVTSTNELHIINTERDELVYSKNIHMNEDKITCVQFYNYSFNGESMSVILVGTQLGKVIMIDPNSSNYFILRDAHDCVKAILIPPQSGGYLFTVGQRDNKINLLNLHKSTFTLDVMKRRNSCVGRINNVKYLDDEKFKIIVSANEGNKREGNLYILNPHCPEQNKDFSWNKKINLIDRTIIDFDINPNRHYDWNNILVCVRDSPRVYLASSYKKVIDNVFLALPNDIISGASKERMQRRGKGAAKGRGQGVEPRADDDNPNGVREGLFDWIHNLSNQAQQSPRESKEEEYKIFEDYNEHHSDLEEDQKEIGRRRKSATSVLISTCGHIGIVGYSDGEIHSFNMQSATYKNEYKLNKYSFKSKAHLNGDILKLYRYGISNFVSASNSKEDLYLRVWNIYTSELIYSYCIRKEYLNSGHYKRNPNGDEVTIASFYHFNILTVVCLSNNHTVILDIEQKCITRKFDFAYAVTNATFSADNRLILFALKNKTLLLYEIISNTFIDYLRFKSHITSMVYNDVYLFTAHSDAENYLYSFTNKNLFNSNNYVVNDYRSFGAFLMEELSDGESSNGCREPSVGKLIGMDCDVEDECPNGRDTLPGDSSGKPHSETIHDGPLNSAQSIEPYKSSEKQINKNLLTMSGFSMSKIAYIIFLDKIKEKCRVQESVKKNEEIPFFLSAQLDRNVEYAEGRELQFLQNITKGEEAVDKAVDEAVDDVVDEAVDEAVDEAVDEAGDNVADEAVDKVADVADNAPDEERNQVDAPGDGHAKPKAKPRKTKNNKNRHITKVDKIEMPISKLQEMLAQNEDSYINVLKYLMGLSPSGVHFNILCLSSRDELENMMNFFIYHVKTNDNIDLIQAYIFIFLKAHGKKLLKTKDKKLRNTTEVLLQEIQASWSNINFLFESVIFFIKFLTNIQLE, encoded by the exons ATGGGCGTAGAGAAGAACCCGCCGCACGTGGCGCTCAAACTGAGTGACGTGTTTGCCACAGATAAGAAGCCCCCCCAAGCGAGTGCGCAGCACCAGCAGAGCAGCAACCCAAACGATGAGGAATCCACAGAGAAGTCGAAAAACATTCTGAACAAGTACAGAGTGACCAAACTGAACAATGGAGAGTTTAACAATATTTATGTGAAGAATGAGTTTTTTAAAGATAGAGCGAAGACGAATGAATTGAGGCAACCGAATTGGGAGGTAAAGGCTCTCCCCAAAGGAGGCGAGGACTCTACGAATGGGGACCACCCAGTGAAGGatgggaaggaagaagatccccagaaaaaaattaacagctCGGTTAAATTATGTAGGAGGAAAATTCACAAACAAAGCAACCTGCTTATGTCGAATGGGACCATCGGACTAGTTGTGCACAACGGAGTAATGTGCCTGTCGATGAAGGGCCAACAGTGCTTCGTCATCACAAGTGCCAAAAATGCATTCAATGTTTTGGACCCTCATAAACTTAGGAAAGCCTACACATCCGAGCACTACCCGGAAGACATACAAAATTTGTACTGCGCGAATGGGTACGTCTACGTGATTTTCCGAAAGAAGGTTTACAAGGTGAATGAGtctggggggaaaaagatcTTCTCCCTGGAGGATGACCTGCATAGCATCGTGAACATTTTGACCGTGTGCGATTACCTGCTGACGTATAGCAAGAAGGAGATAGTCATATGGAACGACGCCCATAAGGAGGGGTGCGATAGCGACGGTTTTGTTAGCGACGCAGGGAGTGAGGTGGGGAGGGGAGAAGAGGTCCCTAGTGAGGAGAAAGCGtcgaaaaagggagaaggcGAAACCCCTGATGTGGATAAAACCGCTAATGAGGGAGAAGGCGAAAGCCCTGATGTGGATAAAACCGCGAAGGGAGGAGATACCCCCCTCGCGGGGGACGCAACCCTGAGGGGCTGCCCAAACGAGAAAAGGCACCTATTCAAAAGGATCCTCCTATTTGACGACCACTCCGATGTCGAAATACGCTCAGTCATCCACCCCCCAGGGTACATAAACAAAGTGATCATCCTGAcgagtgaaaataaaatatacctGTACAACATTAATAAGGAGAAAATCATCCACGAGTATAGCGCTCTCCAGAGTATCCACTTGAGTAGCGAAAAGGATGTAAAAGTGATCACCTTAACAACGAAGAAGGACCAACTGTGCGTAGTAACGTCGACCAATGAGCTTCACATAATCAACACGGAGAGAGACGAACTGGTGTactcaaaaaatatacacatgaATGAGGATAAAATTACCTGCGTGCAGTTCTATAACTACTCCTTTAATGGGGAAAGCATGTCCGTCATTTTGGTAGGCACCCAGTTAGGGAAGGTCATCATGATCGACCCGAACAGTAGTAACTATTTCATTTTGAGAGATGCACACGATTGTGTGAAGGCCATATTGATACCTCCGCAAAGTGGGGGGTACCTATTCACGGTGGGCCAAAGGGACAACAAAATCAATCTGCTCAACTTGCATAAGTCTACGTTCACCTTGGATGTCATGAAGAGAAGAAACAGTTGCGTTGGACGCATCAATAATGTGAAATATCTCGAcgatgaaaaatttaaaataatagttTCGGCAAATGAGGGAAATAAACGGGAAGGAAATCTCTACATCTTAAACCCTCACTGCCCTGAACAGAATAAAGACTTTTcgtggaacaaaaaaattaacctcATAGATAGGACCATCATCGATTTTGATATTAACCCTAATAGGCACTACGACTGGAATAATATACTCGTGTGTGTGAGGGACTCTCCGCGCGTTTACTTGGCCTCCTCCTACAAGAAAGTCATAGACAACGTGTTTTTGGCCCTCCCCAACGACATTATCAGTGGGGCTTCCAAAGAGCGCATGcagagaagggggaaaggggcagcaaaggggagaggcCAAGGAGTGGAACCGCGTGCAGATGATGATAACCCCAACGGAGTGAGGGAGGGCCTCTTCGACTGGATACATAATCTCTCAAATCAAGCGCAGCAAAGTCCCAGAGAATCCAAAGAGGAAGAgtacaaaatttttgaagaCTACAACGAACATCATAGCGACTTAGAAGAGGATCAAAAAGAAAtaggaaggaggagaaaaagcgCAACGAGCGTGTTGATATCCACGTGTGGGCACATTGGCATCGTGGGGTACAGCGATGGGGAAATCCATTCCTTCAACATGCAATCGGCAACGTACAAAAATGAGTACAAGCTGAATAAGTACTCCTTCAAATCGAAGGCACACCTAAATGGAGATATTTTGAAGCTCTACCGATACGGCATAAGCAATTTCGTGTCCGCCTCAAACAGCAAGGAAGATCTTTACCTAAGGGTGTGGAACATATACACAAGTGAGTTAATATACTCCTACTGTATCAGAAAGGAGTACCTAAACAGCGGTCATTATAAAAGGAATCCAAACGGTGATGAAGTTACCATCGCTTCCTTCTACCACTTTAACATCCTCACTGTGGTGTGCCTTTCAAATAACCACACGGTGATTCTAGACATTGAGCAGAAATGCATAACCAGAAAATTCGATTTCGCCTATGCAGTTACCAATGCCACCTTCAGTGCAGACAACAGATTAATTCTATTCGCTCTAAAGAATAAAACCCTATTGTTGTACGAAATTATATCCAACACGTTCATCGATTACTTGCGGTTCAAAAGTCACATCACGTCAATGGTCTACAATGACGTCTACCTATTCACTGCGCACAGCGATGCGGAGAACTATCTTTACTCATTTACGAATAAAAATCTTTTCAACAGCAACAACTACGTGGTTAATGATTATCGGTCCTTTGGCGCCTTTCTCATGGAGGAGCTATCTGACGGTGAAAGCTCCAACGGGTGCCGCGAACCGAGCGTTGGGAAACTCATCGGGATGGACTGCGACGTGGAGGATGAATGCCCGAATGGTAGAGATACATTACCAGGGGACTCCTCTGGCAAACCCCACTCAGAGACCATCCATGACGGACCGCTCAACTCAGCGCAGTCCATCGAACCGTACAAATCTAGCGAAAAACAAATCAACAAAAATTTACTCACCATGTCTGGATTTAGCATGTCCAAGATTGCCTATATCATCTTCCTAGACaagataaaggaaaaatgcaGGGTGCAAGAGAGCGtaaagaaaaacgaagaaatcccctttttcctcaGCGCCCAGCTGGACAGAAATGTGGAGTACGCAGAGGGGAGGGAGCTGcagtttttgcaaaacatcaccaagggggaggaagcggttgATAAAGCGGTTGACGAAGCGGTTGACGACGTGGTTGATGAAGCGGTTGACGAAGCGGTTGACGAAGCGGTTGACGAAGCGGGAGACAACGTGGCTGACGAAGCGGTTGACAAAGTTGCTGACGTGGCTGACAACGCGCCTGACGAAGAGCGTAACCAGGTGGACGCCCCCGGCGACGGCCACGCGAAGCCCAAGGCGAAACCccgaaaaacgaaaaacaacaaaaacaGACACATCACCAAGGTGGATAAAATCGAAATGCCCATATCCAAGCTGCAGGAAATGCTCGCCCAAAACGAGGACTCCTACATCA ACGTCTTGAAGTACCTGATGGGACTCTCCCCATCCGGGGTGCACTTCAACATCCTCTGTTTGAGCTCCAGGGACGAG ctggAAAACATGATGAACTTCTTCATTTATCACGTCAAAACGAACGACAACATCGACCTGATTCAAGCAtacatattcatatttttaaaa gcGCACGGCAAAAAGCTGCTGAAAACGAAAGACAAAAAACTTCGGAACACCACGGAGGTGCTGCTGCAAGAGATACAAGCGAGCTGGTCGAATATCAACTTCTTATTTGAaagcgttattttttttatcaagtttttaacaaatatacAGCTGGAGTGA
- a CDS encoding hypothetical protein, conserved (encoded by transcript PVX_114855A) encodes MPKFNFFPKVNFLAYIKKIKIKYNPCAAYNDNCRSLIYHIETQQKKDKFLDLEYKLELIDYNEEPLIEIEMQNSKVFKFNPENYDLPEIQRVIDEDQQQMHKNFMKVNLLENNENSF; translated from the exons ATGCCAAAGTTTAACTTCTTCCCAAAGGTCAATTTTTTAGcctacataaaaaaaattaagataaAGTACAACCCCTGCGCCGCGTACAATGACAACTGCCGTAgcttaatttatcatattgAAACGCAGCAGAAAAAAGACAAGTTCCTCGATCTGGAATACAAGCTGGAGTTAATTGA TTATAATGAAGAACCTCTGATAGAAATTGAGATGCAAAATAGCAAAGTTTTCAA GTTTAACCCGGAGAATTACGACTTGCCAGAAATTCAGCGAGTGATTGACGAAGATCAGCAGCAAA TGCACAAGAACTTTATGAAGGTAAACTTGTTGGAGAATAATGAGAATTCcttttaa